The following nucleotide sequence is from Candidatus Zixiibacteriota bacterium.
GATTACATGAAACGCAGCACCATCATCCTGGGCATTCTGGCGGTTGTCCTGCTGGCCGGTTGGTATTTCCTCCGCACGGCCGAGAAATCCGAACTGTCGATCCGGGAGTTGCACGATCTCTTCGCGGTGGACACGGCGCGGGTCGACTCGATCGCGTTTAAGTATGCCACCTGGACGCACCTGACGCGACGCAACGGCCGCTGGCAGGTTCTCAACGAAGATTGGTCTCATCCCGCCGACACCGCCATGGTGCGACAAGTCTTCTCGACAACCAATGACATCGTTCTTGAGAATCTGATCTCCACCCGGGCGGACAAGCATGAAAAGCTCAAGATCGACATCGGCAGCGGCGCATTGCTGCAATTTTTCCATCAGGGGACGCCGTTGGCCCAGTTCGTGCTCGGCAAGCGGGGGCCCGGCGCTTCGCACACGTTCATCCGTCGCTTGAAATCCGATTCTGTCTATCAGGCGACGGGGGATCTGACACAAGTCTTTCGCCGTGTCCCTTCAGACTGGATGGCCAAGGAGATGCTCAGCTACGACACCGCGCAGATCGCCGAAATCCGCTGGACCGAGAACGGCCGTGAGACCGTGTTGAGGCGCGACGACGACCGTTCGTGGGTCGTGTCGCTTGACGACGGCGACGCCCGGCCCGTCGACACGTCGATTGCCAATTTCAAAATCGCCTACGTCAGCCGTCTGCGGGCCGATGCCTTGGTGCCTGAGTCAGCCGAGATCGTCGCGCAATTGGACAATCCCGCGCAGCAGCTCGTCGTAGTCGGAGCGGATGGACGTGCCGACACGCTGCAGTGGAACACGATCCGCGAAGAGGATGTCGGACGCACCTACGCGTTCCGGTCCGGACATTCCAAACCGATCTACATCTTCTTCAAAGGGTCGTATGATCGGCTCTTTTCACGTTTCAGTGATTTGGTCCGGAAGGATTCGACCGATTCGGCATTGTAGGCGCAGCGGTACCGTTCGGCCATAGAGTGGCCCGGCGCCGCGCATTCATTCCATGATATTAGGACTGGGCGTCGACCGCATAGAAATCGCGCGCGTCGCGCACACCGATCATCGCTTCGGCGAACGGTTCGGCCGTCGCGTCTATACCACCGCCGAATGGGCATACTGTCGCGCACGTCCGAATCCCGCACAGTCGTTGGCGGCACGGTTTGCAGCCAAGGAAGCGGTGATGAAAGCATTGGGGCGCGGCTGGCCCGGCGGCATCGCGTACCGCGACATCGAGGTCGTCCGGTCACCGATCGGCGTGCCATCGTTGCACCTGCGGGGCGCCGCCGCAAAACGTGCCCAGGCGACCGGAATCCGCCATGCGGCAATCAGTCTGACGCACGATAATACCTACGCGTCGGCAACCGTCATTCTGGAAGGGAACGACGGTCAGGGTGACCCCAGCGTCCTGTACTCGTAGTGCGATGACGCGGTTCCCGCTCGAACGAACGTTCGCCGTTCCGGATCAACCATCGGGTTGACAAAGGAGCCAGTCCGGCATATTCTGGATCGTAGTATCCGCACAACCCGCCGAGCCGTTCGGAGGTTCAGATGGGCGTTCGATGTTGCCGACAAGGGGGCGTGACGCTGGCGATCGTAGTCTTCACTGTCGCACTCGTACCGACGGTGGTCTCTGCTCAGTGTGACTGTACTTGTCACGCCGATCCCGTATGCGATGGTGTCACGGATGTTTTCGACGTGCTTGCGTTGGTCGACGAGGTTTTCCGGGGACGGACGACTGCGCCCGACCCCATGTGCCCGCACTCCAGCCGCAGCGATGTGGATTGCGATTGTGCGATCGATGTCTTCGATATGGTGGCGATGATCGATGTCGCATTCCGCGCGATCGATCCGGCCGACCGATTCTGCAACCCGTGCGCATTGACGCCCTTGGCCCCTGTCGCCGGCGGCGCACACGCAATCACTGCAAGTCGGAAAGCGACGGAATCTTTAGACTGGTGCGGAACCGATCACACCATCCCGCTGACAAAGGGCGCCGGCTGCCCGTTACAGGGCCCGTGCGATGATCCCATGACGCGAGACGGCACCCTATTCGTCGATATGCTCGTGAATGTGATCGTCCACGTGGTCGGCAGCGACAACTGTTGGGGCTTCCTGCCTCAGGAGACGGTCGATGCCACAATCGACAAGATGAATCAGGATTTCGCCGTCAATGGCTCCGCGATCCAGTTCAACCTCGTCGCGACCCGCTTTCATGACGACATTCAGTTCGCCTCGGTCGCCAGCTTAAGCGAACTCGCGTCGCTGAAGGCCGTCTACGCGGAATCGCCCCAGACGCAGTGCAATATCTATATCTCTGATGCAAGTCCGGGATTCCATATCAGCGGGATCGCCACTTTTCCCTGGAGAGATGAAGCGCTGACCAATCAGGGGGGATTCTGGCTGAATCGGCTGGTGGCCGGTGGCGAATCCAGAATCGCCTCGCACGAGATGGGGCATTGTCTCGGACTGTGGCATACGCACCAGTACGTCTACTCGTCGGGTTCGTGCGCCGACTGCATCGGACTTGCCAGCGGATTCGAAGGCGATTTGCGCGGTGATTTTGCGGCCGACACGCCGCCCACGCCGGTCAACTACGCCTGCTTGCCGCCCGAGGGAGCCGACTGCGAAGGCACTCCCTGGGGACCCACGCAGCCGGAGAATTACATGGGGTACGGCCCCGATTCATGCTCGACCCTCTTTACGCCGAATCAAGTCAGCCGCATGCAGTGCTGGACACAGGATGTGCTCACGGGGTGGTGGTAATCGCACTCCGTCATTCGGACCGCGCGGCCAGCGCCAGCCCGATCGCCTCCGCCGCCTTGCGTTCGACCGCGAGGACTTCATTAAGGAGAGCGGCGGCACGGCGCCGAACGGCGGCATTCCCCCACGATTGCGCCAGGGCCTCACCCGTCACATGTCCCTCGGAGCCATACATCACCTGTCTTAACTGCCCCAGTGATTCCTGCGACGACGTATAGAAGTACAGCGCGAGCCGCAACGGCTCTGTTAAGGATGTGTCGGCGGACAGTGGGATGACCTGACCCAGGGCGTCCAGCATTCCGCCGCGCGCTCTGATTGCGGCGTCGATTCCAAGCGGATCGGCGATTGCCGTCGAATCGCGCAACAATGGCAGCGACAATGACATCGTCAGACTGTCGCGCAGTTGCACGAGGGACTGCGGATAGGGGGGCAGATCGATCACGGGGTTCCCTTGCACCGAACGCTGAACCGCCTCCAGCATCCTGAATTCCCTTTGCCCCGGCTCCGGGAGGCGAGTCTCAAACTCGGTCGTGCCGAACACCGCCCACATGATGTTGGCGGCTGGGTCGTCGTCCCACCACACAAACCGCCTGATGCGCTCGGCCTCCAGGACAATCTGCGCCCTGTCGCCGGCGGTGACCCACCACCAGTGTCCGGGCTCGCGCCGGTCATATCCGTAGAAGACCGGGCTCTCCGGTGCATTGCCGGCGACCGGAATATTGTTGTCAAGTGCGGCCGTCAGGGAATCGAACATTTCCCGCTCGCCGCCGCAGATGATCCGGCGAAAAGCGAGGTTTTGCGATTGCAGGAGAATCTTCATCTCCGCACCGCTGCGGCGTGATTTCATTCGCTGCCCGGCGAAGATCGAAGGCCATTCCAGAGGCGAAGGACTTTGGCGCCACGCTTCGTCCGGGTCAAAATGCCGTCCATAGAAAGCACAGAGCCGAGCGACCGCCCGTTCCGGCGGTGTCGCCGTGGCGGCCATCGCGAAGTCGGCCTTCTCCTGCGCCGCCGGCCACCCATCGATCATGACGAATGGGGGGCGACGCGGAGGGTCCGTGGGCACGGTTTCTTCCGTCTGCGCACGAATAATCGCAGGAAACACGCAGAGCACTGCGATGGCAGGGAAAGCGTTCAGACACAACGTCCTTCGTGCCCGCGAACGCCTGATTTTTATCA
It contains:
- a CDS encoding M43 family zinc metalloprotease, with product MLALVDEVFRGRTTAPDPMCPHSSRSDVDCDCAIDVFDMVAMIDVAFRAIDPADRFCNPCALTPLAPVAGGAHAITASRKATESLDWCGTDHTIPLTKGAGCPLQGPCDDPMTRDGTLFVDMLVNVIVHVVGSDNCWGFLPQETVDATIDKMNQDFAVNGSAIQFNLVATRFHDDIQFASVASLSELASLKAVYAESPQTQCNIYISDASPGFHISGIATFPWRDEALTNQGGFWLNRLVAGGESRIASHEMGHCLGLWHTHQYVYSSGSCADCIGLASGFEGDLRGDFAADTPPTPVNYACLPPEGADCEGTPWGPTQPENYMGYGPDSCSTLFTPNQVSRMQCWTQDVLTGWW
- the acpS gene encoding holo-ACP synthase, which translates into the protein MILGLGVDRIEIARVAHTDHRFGERFGRRVYTTAEWAYCRARPNPAQSLAARFAAKEAVMKALGRGWPGGIAYRDIEVVRSPIGVPSLHLRGAAAKRAQATGIRHAAISLTHDNTYASATVILEGNDGQGDPSVLYS
- a CDS encoding DUF4340 domain-containing protein, whose amino-acid sequence is MKRSTIILGILAVVLLAGWYFLRTAEKSELSIRELHDLFAVDTARVDSIAFKYATWTHLTRRNGRWQVLNEDWSHPADTAMVRQVFSTTNDIVLENLISTRADKHEKLKIDIGSGALLQFFHQGTPLAQFVLGKRGPGASHTFIRRLKSDSVYQATGDLTQVFRRVPSDWMAKEMLSYDTAQIAEIRWTENGRETVLRRDDDRSWVVSLDDGDARPVDTSIANFKIAYVSRLRADALVPESAEIVAQLDNPAQQLVVVGADGRADTLQWNTIREEDVGRTYAFRSGHSKPIYIFFKGSYDRLFSRFSDLVRKDSTDSAL